The following coding sequences are from one Pusillimonas sp. DMV24BSW_D window:
- the smc gene encoding chromosome segregation protein SMC, translated as MRLTQIKLAGFKSFVEPTVIPTPSQLVGVVGPNGCGKSNIIDAVRWVLGETRASELRGESMQDVIFNGSGQRKASARASVELVFDNSDGRASGQWSTYAEIAVRRVLTRDGTSSYYINNQQVRRRDIHDIFLGTGLGTRGYAIIGQGMINRLIEARPEDLRVYLEEAAGVSRYKERRRETENRLADTRENLSRVEDILRELDTQLEKLEAQAEVATRYRGLQEEGERKQHALWLLKEEGARNDQKTKFVAIEKAQTELEAAAAGLRRIESELESRRQAHYAAGDRVHAAQGKLYEAGAQVSRLEAEIRHVVDSRARVQARRTHLETQQQEWQAQQMHCEEQIAASDVALEEAAAQTEELRLQVDDACAALPGIEERVRSAGAARDDMRSGLSRIEQDLALAAQSQRDADRQLEALTVRRERLEATLRSLDAPDPERIDQLAGDMEMLSGQQEEAQARLLELEERLPELDEGRRDAQRSSQEEAAALARLEARLTALEKLQQDVQTQGKLQPWLEKHGLANMSRLWQHLGIDSGWEPALEAALGDVMGALEMRQLEMAQAFVNDPPPSKLAFYQHPIAGKPPSNQASLTPLSRLLRVNDADLRSLLEHWLAHVYTADSIEQAMRLRSDLPNGQGYFVVPSGHIIDAHSIRYYAPDTDQAGMLARQKEIANLQREIKARQLMADQAVAAVARAEAAWKEAGQALPPARTRVAEMTRRLHDIQLEHSRLVQLAEQSGQRANQIRDELTEIATQTETLKGIREEAEMRFQSLDESLAEQQGRYEDAQLSGEALANEAEQARRRVRELERRVQESEFAERTLQTRIDDLRRNFSLAREQGSKAVDELASLQNELAELDASAAQAGLQDALEERAACEEVLGQARIELDNLAAGLREADEKRLENERQLEPLRSKITELQLQEQAARLAVEQFSEQLDAQQVDRDTLRRFLEEQAESWQRVGWLQSEVQRISREVDGLGAVNLAALEELGQARERKSYLDSQHTDLCNAIETLEDAIRKIDRETRALLQETFDTVNHHFGELFPKLFGGGEAKLIITGEEILDAGVQVMAQPPGKRNSTIHLLSGGEKALTATALVFALFKLNPAPFCLLDEVDAPLDDANTERYASLVTNMSEQTQFLFISHNKIAMQMARQLIGVTMQEQGVSRIVAVDIESAMQLAQA; from the coding sequence GTGCGTCTAACTCAAATCAAGCTCGCTGGTTTCAAGTCGTTTGTTGAGCCCACTGTCATCCCAACGCCCAGTCAACTGGTCGGGGTGGTGGGCCCCAACGGTTGCGGCAAGTCGAATATTATCGATGCAGTGCGCTGGGTGCTTGGTGAAACCCGTGCGTCGGAATTGCGTGGGGAATCCATGCAAGACGTCATTTTTAATGGGTCAGGTCAGCGTAAAGCCTCAGCAAGGGCGTCGGTGGAGTTGGTTTTCGACAATAGCGATGGGCGTGCGTCGGGGCAATGGAGCACGTATGCAGAGATTGCCGTGCGTCGCGTGCTGACGCGTGATGGAACCAGCAGCTATTACATTAATAATCAGCAAGTTCGCCGTCGCGACATCCACGACATTTTTCTGGGGACGGGGTTAGGTACGCGCGGCTACGCCATTATTGGCCAGGGCATGATTAATCGTCTCATCGAAGCGCGCCCCGAAGATCTTCGTGTTTATCTTGAAGAGGCGGCGGGGGTTTCCCGCTATAAAGAGCGTCGCCGTGAAACTGAAAATCGCCTGGCGGATACTCGTGAAAACCTAAGTCGGGTTGAGGATATTCTGCGGGAGCTCGATACCCAACTTGAAAAGCTTGAGGCTCAGGCGGAAGTGGCGACGCGCTATCGCGGGTTGCAGGAAGAAGGCGAACGCAAACAGCATGCATTGTGGTTGTTGAAAGAAGAGGGTGCGCGTAACGATCAGAAAACGAAATTCGTTGCGATTGAAAAAGCACAAACCGAACTTGAGGCGGCGGCGGCCGGCTTAAGACGGATTGAGTCTGAGCTTGAGTCGCGTCGACAGGCGCATTATGCGGCCGGTGACCGTGTGCACGCGGCCCAGGGCAAGTTGTACGAAGCGGGGGCGCAAGTAAGTCGTCTTGAGGCTGAAATTCGCCATGTTGTGGATTCTCGCGCAAGAGTGCAGGCACGTCGCACGCACTTGGAAACCCAGCAGCAGGAATGGCAGGCACAGCAAATGCACTGTGAAGAGCAAATCGCCGCCTCCGACGTTGCTCTGGAGGAAGCGGCCGCGCAAACGGAGGAGCTTAGACTCCAGGTCGACGACGCTTGCGCGGCATTGCCGGGAATTGAAGAGCGGGTGCGTTCGGCCGGCGCCGCCCGTGACGACATGCGTTCCGGTTTATCACGTATAGAGCAGGATTTGGCGTTGGCGGCTCAGTCCCAACGTGATGCTGATCGTCAGCTTGAAGCGTTGACGGTACGCCGGGAGCGTCTGGAAGCCACGTTGCGCTCACTTGATGCGCCCGACCCCGAGCGTATTGACCAATTGGCGGGCGACATGGAAATGTTGTCGGGTCAGCAAGAAGAGGCTCAGGCGCGTTTACTGGAGCTTGAAGAACGCCTGCCGGAGCTCGATGAAGGGCGGCGCGACGCCCAACGTAGTTCTCAGGAGGAAGCGGCTGCGCTTGCACGCCTTGAGGCGCGTTTAACCGCTTTGGAAAAATTGCAGCAAGATGTCCAAACGCAAGGCAAACTTCAACCTTGGCTTGAAAAGCATGGCTTGGCGAATATGTCGCGGTTGTGGCAGCACTTAGGTATCGACTCTGGCTGGGAGCCGGCGTTGGAGGCCGCACTGGGCGATGTCATGGGTGCGCTCGAAATGCGCCAGCTTGAAATGGCTCAGGCGTTTGTTAACGACCCTCCACCCTCGAAGTTAGCGTTTTATCAACATCCTATCGCCGGTAAACCACCGTCAAATCAAGCGTCGTTAACACCGTTGTCGCGTTTGTTGCGGGTTAATGACGCCGATCTGCGCAGCTTGCTGGAGCATTGGCTGGCCCATGTTTATACCGCCGACTCCATAGAACAAGCCATGCGTTTGCGTAGCGACTTACCCAACGGTCAAGGGTATTTCGTCGTGCCGTCAGGGCATATTATTGATGCCCACAGTATTCGTTACTATGCGCCCGATACCGATCAGGCGGGCATGCTGGCACGGCAGAAGGAAATCGCTAATCTGCAAAGGGAAATAAAGGCGCGCCAGCTGATGGCTGATCAGGCAGTCGCGGCTGTGGCCCGCGCGGAGGCCGCCTGGAAAGAGGCGGGTCAGGCGCTGCCTCCGGCACGTACCCGGGTGGCGGAAATGACGCGCCGTTTGCACGATATACAACTTGAACACTCCCGGCTCGTTCAGCTTGCCGAACAGTCGGGCCAGCGTGCCAATCAGATTCGCGACGAGTTAACCGAGATTGCAACTCAAACGGAAACGTTGAAAGGCATTCGCGAAGAAGCCGAAATGCGTTTTCAGTCGCTGGATGAGTCGTTGGCAGAGCAACAAGGCCGTTACGAAGATGCGCAACTGTCGGGGGAGGCGCTTGCCAATGAGGCGGAACAAGCGCGCCGGCGCGTGCGTGAACTTGAGCGTCGGGTACAGGAATCCGAGTTTGCAGAACGTACCTTGCAAACACGTATCGACGATTTGCGCCGCAATTTCAGTCTGGCGCGCGAGCAGGGTAGCAAAGCCGTCGACGAACTGGCCTCGCTGCAAAATGAATTAGCGGAACTGGATGCTTCGGCGGCCCAGGCCGGGTTGCAAGATGCATTGGAAGAACGCGCTGCTTGTGAGGAGGTGTTGGGCCAGGCTCGAATCGAACTCGATAATCTGGCCGCCGGGCTGCGTGAAGCCGATGAAAAGCGGCTGGAAAATGAGCGTCAGTTGGAGCCGCTGCGGTCAAAAATTACCGAATTGCAGTTGCAGGAGCAGGCGGCAAGACTGGCCGTTGAGCAGTTTTCAGAGCAGCTCGATGCTCAGCAGGTTGATCGCGATACGTTACGACGTTTTCTTGAAGAGCAGGCTGAGTCATGGCAGCGCGTGGGTTGGCTGCAATCCGAAGTACAGCGTATTTCGCGCGAGGTAGATGGCTTAGGCGCAGTAAATCTGGCGGCGCTTGAGGAGCTGGGGCAGGCGCGCGAGCGTAAATCATATCTGGATTCCCAGCATACCGACTTATGTAATGCAATTGAAACGCTGGAAGATGCAATCCGCAAAATTGATCGGGAAACCCGCGCGTTGTTGCAGGAAACATTCGACACCGTCAATCATCATTTTGGTGAGCTGTTTCCAAAATTGTTTGGTGGTGGTGAAGCCAAGCTGATTATCACCGGCGAAGAAATTCTTGATGCCGGCGTACAGGTAATGGCGCAGCCTCCGGGCAAGCGAAACAGCACAATTCATTTGTTGTCGGGGGGAGAAAAAGCCTTAACCGCAACGGCATTGGTTTTTGCACTGTTTAAACTTAACCCGGCGCCGTTTTGTTTGCTCGACGAGGTTGATGCCCCATTGGATGATGCCAACACCGAACGTTATGCGAGCCTCGTCACCAATATGAGTGAGCAAACCCAGTTTTTGTTTATCTCACATAACAAAATTGCCATGCAGATGGCACGGCAATTAATTGGTGTCACAATGCAGGAGCAGGGCGTTTCGCGTATTGTTGCAGTCGATATCGAGTCTGCCATGCAATTGGCGCAAGCGTAA
- a CDS encoding cell division protein ZipA C-terminal FtsZ-binding domain-containing protein translates to MSDLQIGLVALGVVLIFAVLVFNWWQDRRVRRHMQENFPQTDEDPLLGGLPPTVGRREPGLGESLDVVAESESGGDDVDEVDPLCEAVIDVVFAQPVSGAQLKDATRTLAVSSSKPVRIFAETTTGVHRAGLPAEESCVSIQLAILLANRAGPLTDVEWSRLWTAAQGLAERFDGSVEGPEQDEVVSRAERLDEFCANLDAQVGLVVQLNGAQPLGKVCSVVEDAGFVMLVNQYVWVAESGQARFALMFDGEAAAGFKGASVSRLDLLLDIPNSPSDSQAFSRMAGVGRDLAQRFQAQLVDDQGRPVTESADARIDEQLTPLYERLEQAGFTPGDERTARLFS, encoded by the coding sequence ATGAGCGATTTGCAGATCGGGCTGGTTGCCCTGGGGGTTGTCCTGATTTTTGCCGTGCTGGTTTTTAACTGGTGGCAAGACAGGCGTGTACGTCGGCATATGCAGGAAAATTTTCCGCAAACTGATGAAGATCCGTTGTTGGGAGGCCTGCCGCCAACCGTTGGTCGTCGCGAGCCGGGTCTGGGGGAAAGTCTTGACGTGGTTGCTGAAAGTGAATCCGGTGGTGATGATGTCGACGAGGTTGATCCCTTGTGCGAGGCGGTGATTGATGTTGTCTTCGCGCAACCCGTATCTGGTGCCCAATTGAAAGATGCAACTCGAACTTTGGCGGTCAGTAGCAGCAAGCCGGTACGTATTTTTGCAGAAACTACTACTGGTGTTCATCGCGCCGGTTTACCTGCAGAGGAGTCGTGTGTGTCAATCCAATTGGCGATTTTGCTCGCCAACCGTGCCGGCCCGCTCACTGATGTCGAGTGGTCTCGTCTTTGGACCGCGGCTCAGGGCTTGGCCGAACGATTTGATGGCTCCGTCGAAGGACCCGAGCAAGATGAAGTTGTAAGTCGTGCTGAGCGGCTGGACGAGTTTTGCGCCAACCTGGATGCCCAGGTGGGCTTGGTGGTTCAACTCAACGGCGCGCAACCTCTTGGCAAAGTATGCTCGGTTGTGGAAGACGCTGGTTTCGTGATGCTGGTTAATCAGTATGTTTGGGTGGCCGAGTCCGGGCAAGCCCGCTTCGCGCTTATGTTTGATGGTGAAGCGGCTGCCGGCTTCAAGGGTGCAAGCGTCTCGCGTCTTGATTTGCTGCTTGATATTCCGAACAGTCCCAGTGACAGTCAAGCATTCAGCCGAATGGCGGGAGTGGGGCGTGACCTGGCTCAGCGTTTCCAGGCTCAGTTGGTGGATGACCAGGGGCGCCCTGTTACTGAGTCGGCCGACGCACGTATCGATGAGCAGCTTACGCCACTTTATGAGCGCTTGGAGCAAGCCGGGTTTACGCCGGGCGATGAGCGTACGGCAAGGTTGTTTTCGTGA
- the ligA gene encoding NAD-dependent DNA ligase LigA → MTGSLFDISETVLKKVARLRDDIALHNHRYYVLDAPVISDAQYDRLMQELADLEAQHPELVTPESPTQRVGAAPLDAFDSVRHKVPMLSLGNGFDPDDIQAFDRRVTDGLLGSGLLKDGEHVAYHAEYKFDGLAVNLRYEAGRLVQAATRGDGQEGEDITSNIRTLRSVPLQLKQGYPSVLEVRGEVFINIRDFQRLNESQQARGEKVFVNPRNAAAGSLRQLDPRITARRPLRFFAYGWGEIDTDLRATQAEMLDWFDQLGLPVNRDREVVKGAQGMLDFYGNVGQRRSSLPFDIDGVVYKVNSLEAQEVLGFVARAPRFAIAHKFPAQEETTVLLGIDIQVGRTGAITPVARLKPVFVGGVTVTNATLHNEDEIRRKDVRIGDTVVVRRAGDVIPEVVGPVPELRPESAAFFVMPKQCPVCGSTIHRLEGEAVSRCTGGLFCAAQRKQSLIHAAGRKALDIEGLGEKLVDQLVDSGRIKSIADLFSLRVEELLNYERMGRKSAENLVKAIDAARAPALGRLVFALGIRHVGETTARDLARHFGSIQAIMNADEDALMTVPDVGPVVAHSVLEFFAEAHNRDIVHLLEQAGVQAKVESEPNRQLLAGKTFVLTGTLPSLTRDEATRMIMAAGGKVSGSVSKKTAYVVAGDDAGSKLTKAQELGVAVLDEQGLRELLAQA, encoded by the coding sequence GTGACCGGTTCATTGTTTGATATTTCGGAAACGGTGCTCAAGAAGGTCGCCCGGTTGCGCGACGATATCGCGCTGCATAACCATCGGTATTACGTTTTGGACGCCCCTGTGATTTCCGATGCACAGTACGACCGGCTGATGCAGGAGCTGGCTGACCTTGAGGCACAGCATCCCGAATTGGTTACGCCCGAGTCTCCCACCCAGCGCGTCGGCGCAGCACCGCTGGATGCTTTTGATAGTGTGCGACATAAAGTACCGATGTTATCGCTGGGTAATGGCTTTGACCCAGACGATATCCAGGCGTTCGACCGTCGCGTGACGGACGGTCTGCTGGGCAGCGGTTTGTTGAAAGACGGCGAGCATGTGGCTTATCACGCCGAATATAAGTTCGATGGGCTGGCCGTGAACTTGCGTTACGAGGCGGGCAGACTTGTGCAGGCAGCGACACGGGGTGATGGTCAGGAAGGGGAGGACATTACATCCAATATTCGCACGCTGCGCTCTGTGCCCCTGCAGTTGAAGCAGGGTTATCCCAGTGTGCTCGAAGTGCGTGGCGAGGTGTTCATCAATATTCGCGACTTTCAGCGTCTGAACGAAAGCCAGCAAGCACGTGGCGAGAAAGTTTTTGTGAACCCGCGCAACGCAGCTGCCGGCAGTTTAAGGCAGCTCGATCCCCGGATTACCGCCCGTCGCCCATTGCGTTTTTTTGCTTATGGGTGGGGTGAAATCGACACTGATTTGCGTGCCACGCAAGCTGAGATGCTCGACTGGTTCGATCAACTGGGCTTGCCGGTTAATCGTGACCGCGAAGTGGTTAAAGGTGCGCAAGGCATGTTGGATTTCTACGGTAACGTCGGGCAACGGCGCTCTTCTTTACCCTTCGATATCGACGGCGTCGTGTACAAGGTGAATTCGCTTGAGGCTCAGGAGGTGCTCGGTTTCGTAGCACGTGCCCCACGTTTTGCCATTGCCCACAAGTTCCCCGCCCAAGAGGAAACGACCGTGTTGTTGGGTATCGATATTCAGGTTGGGAGAACGGGCGCGATTACACCTGTTGCCCGTCTGAAACCGGTTTTTGTGGGCGGGGTAACCGTAACGAACGCCACGTTGCATAACGAAGACGAAATTCGCCGCAAAGATGTGCGTATCGGCGATACGGTGGTTGTCCGGCGCGCCGGCGATGTCATTCCCGAGGTGGTGGGGCCGGTGCCTGAGTTGCGGCCGGAGAGCGCCGCTTTTTTCGTGATGCCGAAACAGTGTCCTGTTTGTGGGTCGACAATTCATCGGCTTGAGGGAGAGGCGGTCTCCCGTTGCACGGGTGGGCTTTTTTGTGCTGCACAACGTAAACAAAGCCTGATACACGCCGCGGGTAGAAAAGCGCTTGATATTGAAGGTTTGGGCGAAAAACTGGTAGATCAACTGGTCGACAGCGGGCGTATAAAGTCTATTGCCGATTTGTTTTCATTGCGCGTTGAAGAGTTGTTGAACTACGAGCGAATGGGCCGCAAGTCGGCCGAAAATCTTGTGAAGGCAATTGATGCTGCCCGTGCGCCGGCTTTGGGGCGTTTGGTGTTCGCGTTAGGTATCCGGCATGTTGGTGAAACGACGGCACGTGATCTGGCTCGTCATTTTGGTTCCATACAGGCCATCATGAATGCCGACGAAGACGCGCTCATGACGGTTCCTGATGTCGGGCCGGTTGTGGCGCATTCCGTTCTGGAGTTTTTCGCCGAGGCTCACAATCGCGATATTGTGCATTTATTGGAGCAGGCCGGTGTGCAGGCCAAGGTGGAAAGCGAACCAAACCGCCAGTTGCTGGCCGGCAAGACCTTTGTATTAACGGGTACGCTTCCGTCCTTAACGCGCGATGAAGCCACGCGCATGATTATGGCTGCCGGTGGAAAAGTAAGTGGGTCTGTTTCAAAGAAAACCGCGTATGTGGTTGCCGGCGACGACGCAGGCAGCAAATTGACCAAGGCTCAAGAACTTGGGGTTGCGGTTCTGGATGAGCAAGGCTTAAGGGAGCTGCTGGCTCAGGCCTGA
- a CDS encoding peptidylprolyl isomerase: MKKLVMFAAAFAVSAPLYAQNVATVNGKAITQDQLDQFISLLVSQGAKESPELREQVKQEMIGRLVAVQAAERAGVDKEPEVRQELELARQGILVRALMENYLEKNPVTDKQIEEEYEAIKKAQSDRKEYKIRHILVEEEQAARDLLAQIEANEISFENAAKEHSIDKGTGSQGGDLGWSTTSSYVPPFAQAVESMEKGQRTSDPVQSQFGWHIIELEDIRPVTFPALAEVKPQLQEMLQQEKLSQYQEELMEKAKIQ, from the coding sequence ATGAAGAAACTTGTTATGTTCGCTGCTGCTTTTGCCGTTTCCGCTCCGCTGTACGCCCAGAACGTGGCTACAGTGAATGGCAAAGCCATCACCCAAGACCAGCTCGACCAATTTATTAGTTTGCTGGTCAGTCAGGGCGCAAAAGAATCCCCGGAACTGCGCGAACAGGTAAAACAAGAAATGATCGGTCGTCTGGTTGCCGTGCAAGCGGCTGAGCGTGCCGGTGTCGACAAGGAACCCGAAGTGCGTCAGGAGCTGGAACTGGCGCGCCAAGGTATTCTGGTTCGCGCCCTTATGGAAAACTATCTCGAAAAAAATCCCGTTACGGATAAACAGATTGAAGAGGAATACGAAGCTATCAAGAAAGCCCAGTCTGATCGCAAAGAATACAAAATCCGTCACATTCTGGTTGAGGAAGAACAGGCCGCCCGCGACCTTCTCGCCCAAATCGAAGCGAACGAAATAAGCTTTGAAAATGCTGCCAAGGAACACTCAATAGACAAAGGAACAGGCAGCCAAGGCGGTGATTTAGGCTGGTCGACCACCAGTAGCTATGTACCGCCATTTGCACAGGCTGTTGAAAGCATGGAAAAAGGGCAACGCACCAGCGACCCGGTGCAATCGCAATTTGGCTGGCATATTATTGAACTGGAAGATATCCGGCCGGTTACTTTCCCTGCGCTGGCCGAAGTTAAGCCCCAGTTACAGGAAATGCTGCAACAGGAAAAATTGTCGCAATACCAGGAAGAATTAATGGAAAAAGCAAAGATCCAATAA
- a CDS encoding BolA family protein, with product MNHPQSSQTQDRIQLVRERLQTLAPSTLEIIDESHLHAGHAGAQTGASHLRVIISSAQFNGLRPLARHRLVYDQVQDLIPFPIHALAIVATANA from the coding sequence ATGAACCACCCCCAATCATCTCAAACTCAAGACCGTATCCAACTTGTTCGCGAGCGCCTGCAAACGCTCGCACCGTCAACCCTTGAAATTATTGATGAGTCGCACTTGCATGCGGGTCATGCCGGTGCACAAACCGGAGCCAGTCATTTACGTGTCATCATCAGCAGTGCGCAGTTCAACGGGCTGCGCCCGCTTGCCCGTCATCGCCTCGTGTATGATCAGGTCCAGGATCTGATCCCCTTTCCCATTCATGCTTTGGCCATTGTGGCCACAGCCAACGCTTAA
- a CDS encoding septation protein A yields the protein MKKLLFDLFPLILFFIAYRYADIYLATGVAIVAAIGQFVWLKAMAKKIEATHWINLTVIVLFGGATLLLQNDAFIKWKPTVLYWIFGIVLLGGRYLFKRNLMQKLMGAQIELPPAVWDKLNISWATFFICSGALNLYVAFSGRFSESQWVNFKVFGLMALLLVFVVVQSIWLSRHMKDTP from the coding sequence ATGAAAAAACTGCTGTTCGACCTTTTCCCCCTAATTCTGTTTTTTATCGCTTATCGGTATGCCGACATCTACTTGGCAACCGGCGTAGCTATCGTCGCAGCCATCGGCCAGTTCGTTTGGCTAAAAGCGATGGCAAAAAAAATTGAAGCCACTCACTGGATCAACCTGACCGTGATCGTTTTGTTCGGTGGCGCCACGCTGCTATTACAGAACGATGCGTTCATTAAATGGAAGCCCACGGTTCTTTACTGGATCTTCGGCATCGTCTTGCTGGGAGGCCGTTATTTGTTCAAGCGCAACCTTATGCAAAAACTCATGGGGGCACAAATTGAACTTCCGCCTGCTGTTTGGGACAAACTCAACATAAGTTGGGCAACGTTTTTTATTTGCTCAGGCGCCTTGAATCTTTACGTTGCATTTTCAGGCCGGTTTTCAGAGTCGCAATGGGTCAACTTCAAGGTTTTCGGCCTAATGGCTTTATTGCTGGTTTTTGTTGTTGTGCAATCTATTTGGCTTAGCCGCCACATGAAAGATACCCCATGA
- the msrB gene encoding peptide-methionine (R)-S-oxide reductase MsrB, with protein sequence MEKIRKSETEWRAQLTPEEYYVTREKGTERAFTGRYWNTTESGIYRCVGCGTPLFASDTKFDAGCGWPSYFAPLNPDLVLEETDTSHGMIRTEVICKVCDSHLGHVFPDGPPPTGLRYCINSLSLKFEPEK encoded by the coding sequence ATGGAAAAAATTCGCAAGTCGGAAACCGAATGGCGGGCGCAGCTTACGCCCGAAGAATACTATGTTACCCGCGAAAAAGGCACGGAACGTGCCTTCACAGGCCGATATTGGAACACAACCGAATCGGGAATCTATCGCTGCGTGGGTTGCGGAACACCGCTATTTGCTTCCGATACCAAGTTTGACGCCGGATGCGGGTGGCCAAGCTATTTTGCCCCTCTCAATCCCGATCTGGTTCTGGAAGAAACGGATACGTCGCACGGCATGATTCGCACTGAAGTCATCTGCAAAGTATGCGACTCGCATCTGGGCCATGTTTTTCCCGACGGCCCACCGCCAACGGGCCTGCGCTACTGTATCAACTCCCTTTCATTAAAATTCGAACCGGAAAAATGA
- a CDS encoding branched-chain amino acid ABC transporter permease — protein sequence MDSTIFLILLQDGVLNGAVYALLGLALVLVFAVTRVIFIPQGEFVAYGALTLAFMANGKIPGTVAMLLIAGVVTFLMQLWSAARNKDWSTLPRAALGSLVLPVALYLLAPYVISETTPLWLNVVFALALVIPLGPMIYRIAYQPVAEASVLVLLIISVAVHFAMLGLGLVFFGAEGWRTPAFLEGEVSMGVISWSAQTFFVLGTAAVLIIALWLFFGKTLYGRALRATAVNRRGARLMGISTNMSGSLTFTLAAAIGALSGMLIAPVTTIYYDTGFLIGLKGFVAAIIGGLVSYPVTAVGALFVGILEAFSSFWASAYKEVIVFTLIIPVLLWRSFGTHHHDDED from the coding sequence ATGGACTCAACAATTTTTCTTATTTTGCTCCAAGACGGGGTTCTGAATGGTGCAGTGTATGCGCTGCTTGGGCTTGCTCTGGTGCTTGTTTTTGCCGTTACCCGGGTTATTTTCATTCCCCAGGGCGAGTTTGTTGCTTATGGCGCGCTCACGTTGGCCTTTATGGCGAATGGGAAAATTCCCGGTACGGTAGCCATGTTGCTTATTGCGGGGGTGGTGACATTTCTCATGCAGCTCTGGTCAGCGGCGCGCAATAAAGACTGGTCGACATTGCCCCGGGCGGCCCTTGGTTCCCTGGTATTGCCTGTTGCGTTGTATTTATTGGCACCGTATGTCATTAGCGAGACTACGCCGCTCTGGTTGAACGTCGTGTTTGCGCTAGCGTTGGTTATTCCGTTGGGCCCGATGATCTATCGTATTGCCTACCAACCGGTGGCGGAAGCCAGTGTATTGGTTTTACTGATTATCTCGGTTGCGGTTCACTTCGCCATGTTGGGTCTGGGCCTGGTGTTTTTCGGTGCAGAAGGGTGGCGTACTCCGGCCTTCCTGGAAGGTGAGGTGTCCATGGGGGTTATTTCCTGGTCGGCACAAACCTTCTTCGTATTGGGCACAGCAGCGGTCCTCATCATTGCGTTGTGGCTGTTTTTCGGTAAAACCCTGTATGGTCGTGCGTTGCGCGCCACAGCCGTGAACCGGCGCGGGGCGCGGCTTATGGGTATTAGCACCAATATGTCGGGCAGTCTTACATTCACGCTTGCAGCCGCCATTGGCGCGCTGTCCGGCATGCTTATTGCACCGGTAACCACCATTTATTACGACACCGGCTTTTTAATTGGGCTTAAAGGTTTTGTCGCCGCCATTATCGGCGGTTTGGTCAGCTACCCCGTTACTGCCGTCGGTGCGCTTTTCGTGGGTATTCTCGAGGCATTTTCATCGTTCTGGGCCAGTGCTTACAAAGAGGTTATTGTGTTTACACTGATCATTCCTGTGCTGTTGTGGCGTTCGTTCGGCACTCATCATCACGACGACGAGGATTAA